A single Cryomorphaceae bacterium DNA region contains:
- a CDS encoding arylsulfatase, with translation MLTILSWTVLAGCSPQNPTAHKTTSKPPNIILIVADDAGFSDFSCYGGEISTPNIDRLASAGMQLTDFHVTPNCAPTRAALLTGKDNHLAGMGTMSELITENQIGQPGYEGFLRQDLKTLPEALKENGYRTYMVGKWHLGAKQTSMLPFNRGFDRTFSMLAGGASHWSDNKPLIPGKSSLYTHNGKIIEELPMDFYSTESYTDSIISFIDEDIQKDRPFFAYVAYTAPHNPLHAPKAYIEKYRGKYDSGWSVHAENRLSQMKDLGIIHGDQVAYEFPDWISPWNELSDEQKASRARDMEVYAAMIDYMDMSIGRLLEYLKSIEAYDNSIVIFMSDNGASKTTINDYASLGREIEEHLASFDNSLPNKGLPNSYPDIGPGWAWSCNTPFRHTKGYPTEGGMRVPLVIKLPAETRLKPQRISSFAYVTDIMPTLLDLVGAESIEDVEPDDGMSNLGQSLLPVLTGNSEAGTERQMGFELYGMRTFRSGMWKINMLPTPYGTGEWTLHNLQSDLSEQIDLSEKEPEKLKRMIKKYEAYAEKVGVVEPDRPVGYSKPPKEGAY, from the coding sequence TTGCTTACCATCCTATCATGGACTGTACTTGCTGGCTGTTCACCCCAAAACCCTACGGCGCATAAAACAACAAGTAAGCCGCCGAACATCATCCTGATTGTCGCTGATGATGCAGGGTTTTCTGACTTTTCATGTTACGGTGGGGAAATCTCCACCCCTAATATTGATCGCCTGGCTAGTGCCGGCATGCAGCTAACCGATTTTCATGTTACGCCGAATTGTGCTCCTACGCGTGCAGCATTGCTCACAGGGAAAGACAATCATTTAGCCGGGATGGGTACGATGAGTGAGCTCATTACCGAAAATCAAATCGGTCAACCCGGTTATGAAGGTTTTTTGCGTCAAGATTTGAAGACACTGCCCGAAGCCCTCAAAGAAAACGGATACCGCACATACATGGTAGGTAAATGGCATTTGGGAGCCAAGCAGACCTCAATGCTTCCGTTTAACCGAGGATTTGACCGCACCTTTTCTATGCTCGCAGGAGGAGCAAGTCATTGGAGCGACAACAAACCACTCATACCCGGGAAGTCCAGTCTGTATACACACAATGGGAAGATCATTGAAGAACTACCGATGGATTTCTATTCAACGGAGTCCTACACAGATAGCATTATTTCATTTATAGACGAAGATATTCAGAAAGACAGACCATTTTTTGCATACGTAGCATACACTGCCCCACACAATCCGCTACACGCACCTAAAGCTTATATCGAAAAGTATAGAGGGAAATATGACTCGGGGTGGTCGGTTCATGCCGAGAATCGGCTGAGTCAGATGAAGGATCTCGGAATAATCCATGGCGACCAAGTTGCTTACGAATTTCCCGATTGGATTAGCCCTTGGAACGAGCTCAGTGATGAGCAAAAGGCTTCTCGAGCAAGAGACATGGAGGTATATGCAGCGATGATTGACTACATGGATATGAGCATAGGACGATTATTGGAATATTTAAAATCAATAGAGGCATACGATAATTCCATAGTCATTTTCATGTCGGACAACGGAGCAAGCAAAACCACAATAAATGATTACGCAAGTTTAGGTAGAGAAATTGAAGAGCATTTGGCATCTTTTGATAATTCCTTGCCAAACAAAGGGCTGCCAAATTCCTATCCGGACATCGGTCCGGGTTGGGCTTGGTCATGCAACACGCCATTTCGACATACCAAAGGATATCCTACAGAAGGTGGAATGCGGGTACCGTTGGTCATCAAGCTACCTGCCGAGACCCGATTGAAGCCACAAAGAATCTCAAGCTTCGCGTATGTCACCGATATTATGCCCACATTACTTGATTTGGTTGGCGCCGAATCTATAGAAGATGTTGAACCAGACGATGGCATGAGCAACTTAGGACAATCATTACTCCCTGTTTTGACCGGGAATTCTGAGGCCGGTACGGAGCGCCAAATGGGATTCGAGCTTTACGGAATGCGAACCTTTAGATCTGGCATGTGGAAAATAAACATGTTGCCCACGCCATACGGAACTGGGGAATGGACCTTACACAATTTGCAGAGCGACCTTTCCGAACAAATTGATCTTTCCGAGAAAGAACCTGAAAAACTAAAAAGGATGATCAAGAAATACGAGGCCTATGCAGAAAAAGTAGGTGTGGTTGAGCCAGATCGTCCCGTTGGATATTCAAAACCTCCTAAAGAGGGTGCCTATTAG
- a CDS encoding DUF2723 domain-containing protein, which yields MGKRYDFINNVSGWVVFAIAAVTYLSTIEPTTSFWDCGEYISTAFKLQVGHPPGAPMFQILGAFFALFSFGDVTQVALMINAMSALSSAFTILFLFWTITAFGRRIAERSEEDMGEGGMYAIIGAGAVGALAYTFSDSFWFSAVEGEVYAMSSFFTAIIVWMIFKWDRDYGNPHANRWIILISLMIGMAVGVHMLALLAFPAVGMVYYFKKYTVTPRGFVIANVVMLLILGVIFKVVFPVVLNFSSWMEITFVNGMGLPFYSGTILAFVIIIGAIVFGLRYTKKRGWDLGHMAVLSFVYLLIGYSTFFSLVIRSNANTPIDENNPEDAPSLLAYLNRQQYGDWPIAYGWYYNSPLDRRTPFKDGTPIYEKDEEKGEYVVVNDMKNAIPNYDSDFMSIFPRMWDRNDPNHATTYKEWGGVTTPDSEKPSFGANLRFFFRYQVNYMYFRYFMWNFSGRQNDEQGRGGITEGQWISGIKFIDEPRLGPQTNLPLKQTGSKGRNVYFMLPFLLGLVGLIWHWNKNKQDAWIVTLLFGLTGLAIVVYVNQYAYQPRERDYAYVGSFYAFAIWIGLGVMAIFDQLRKKAPGKVAAIAVTGVCLLAVPGIMAKENWDDHDRSGRVYRSRQMAHELSGQLCSERHPVYQWGQRHLPSLVCARSRGLQNRCPYCQLEPVEHRLVHRSDEARCLR from the coding sequence ATGGGCAAACGCTACGATTTCATCAACAATGTTTCCGGCTGGGTGGTCTTCGCGATCGCGGCCGTGACATACCTCTCTACGATTGAACCCACAACCAGTTTTTGGGACTGTGGGGAGTACATTTCAACCGCATTTAAGCTACAGGTAGGGCACCCTCCCGGTGCGCCGATGTTCCAAATCCTGGGAGCCTTCTTTGCGCTCTTCAGCTTTGGCGACGTGACTCAGGTAGCCTTGATGATCAATGCGATGTCGGCCTTGTCGTCAGCCTTTACCATCCTATTCTTATTCTGGACCATCACAGCCTTTGGTCGTCGCATTGCCGAGCGCAGCGAAGAGGATATGGGAGAAGGAGGCATGTATGCTATCATCGGTGCTGGTGCCGTTGGGGCCTTGGCCTACACCTTCAGTGATTCTTTTTGGTTCAGCGCCGTCGAAGGTGAGGTATATGCGATGAGTAGCTTCTTTACCGCGATCATTGTTTGGATGATCTTTAAGTGGGACCGCGACTACGGCAATCCACACGCGAATCGATGGATCATTTTGATCTCCTTAATGATTGGAATGGCCGTTGGTGTTCACATGTTGGCATTGTTGGCCTTCCCTGCCGTGGGCATGGTCTACTACTTCAAAAAGTACACGGTAACGCCCCGCGGGTTTGTGATCGCAAACGTGGTTATGTTGCTGATTCTAGGCGTCATCTTTAAAGTGGTCTTCCCGGTTGTATTGAACTTCAGTTCTTGGATGGAAATCACCTTTGTCAACGGCATGGGGCTTCCTTTCTACTCCGGGACTATTCTGGCCTTTGTCATCATTATTGGAGCCATTGTTTTCGGCTTGCGATACACCAAAAAGCGCGGCTGGGACCTAGGGCATATGGCGGTTTTGAGTTTCGTTTACCTGTTGATCGGTTACTCAACCTTTTTCAGCCTGGTGATTCGCTCCAATGCAAACACACCTATTGACGAGAACAACCCGGAAGATGCTCCGAGCCTTCTGGCCTATCTGAACCGTCAGCAGTACGGGGATTGGCCGATTGCCTATGGATGGTACTACAACTCTCCATTGGACCGACGCACGCCTTTTAAAGACGGAACGCCCATCTACGAAAAGGATGAGGAGAAAGGGGAATACGTGGTAGTGAATGACATGAAGAATGCCATTCCAAACTACGACTCGGACTTCATGAGTATTTTCCCGCGGATGTGGGATCGAAATGACCCGAATCACGCCACCACTTATAAGGAATGGGGAGGAGTAACAACTCCAGACAGCGAAAAGCCTTCTTTTGGAGCCAACCTGCGCTTCTTCTTCCGCTATCAAGTCAACTACATGTATTTCCGATACTTCATGTGGAACTTCAGTGGTCGACAGAACGATGAACAGGGACGAGGCGGTATAACCGAAGGGCAGTGGATCTCTGGTATTAAGTTCATTGACGAACCACGCCTAGGACCTCAAACGAATTTGCCGCTTAAGCAGACCGGCAGCAAAGGCCGGAATGTGTACTTCATGCTGCCTTTCCTATTGGGATTGGTCGGATTGATTTGGCACTGGAACAAGAACAAGCAAGATGCGTGGATTGTCACCCTGCTCTTTGGACTTACGGGATTGGCGATTGTGGTCTATGTGAACCAGTACGCCTATCAACCGCGAGAACGGGACTACGCCTATGTGGGTAGTTTCTATGCCTTTGCCATCTGGATTGGATTGGGCGTCATGGCCATCTTTGACCAGCTGCGCAAGAAAGCACCGGGCAAGGTGGCGGCTATCGCCGTGACGGGAGTTTGCCTTTTGGCTGTTCCAGGAATCATGGCCAAAGAAAACTGGGATGATCACGATAGATCCGGACGTGTATACCGCTCAAGACAGATGGCGCATGAACTATCTGGACAGCTGTGCTCCGAACGCCATCCTGTTTACCAATGGGGACAACGACACCTTCCCTCTTTGGTATGTGCAAGAAGTCGAGGGCTACAGAACAGATGTCCGTATTGTCAACTTGAGCCTGTTGAACACCGATTGGTACATCGATCAGATGAAGCGCGCTGCCTACGATAG
- a CDS encoding polysaccharide deacetylase family protein, whose translation MPAAQWRVETEAKEVYLTFDDGPIPDVTDFVLDELEHHGAKATFFCLGGNALGHPELMRRIRLEGHTIGHHTHDHTNGWKTSTQDYLREVQRGAVVTGGRLFRPPYGRMTPAQSKAVDRHFDIIMWDVLSKDYDVKLSGEDCLRRVQQYVRPGSIIVFHDSVKAWPRLQEALPATLSWLKAEGYAMRALKERE comes from the coding sequence ATGCCCGCTGCTCAATGGCGGGTTGAAACAGAGGCGAAAGAGGTATACCTCACTTTTGACGACGGCCCCATACCCGATGTCACCGATTTTGTGCTGGATGAGCTCGAGCACCACGGGGCAAAGGCAACCTTCTTTTGCTTAGGCGGCAACGCTTTAGGACATCCAGAGCTGATGCGCAGAATCCGATTGGAAGGGCACACCATTGGCCATCACACCCATGACCATACCAATGGTTGGAAGACGAGTACCCAAGATTATTTAAGGGAAGTTCAGCGCGGAGCTGTTGTGACTGGGGGTCGCTTGTTTCGTCCTCCTTATGGCCGAATGACTCCAGCCCAATCCAAGGCCGTTGATCGGCATTTCGACATCATCATGTGGGATGTTTTGTCGAAAGACTACGATGTTAAATTGAGTGGTGAGGACTGCTTGAGAAGAGTTCAGCAGTATGTGCGGCCGGGCAGCATCATTGTCTTTCACGACTCCGTGAAAGCTTGGCCCAGACTGCAAGAAGCATTACCCGCGACCTTGAGTTGGCTCAAGGCCGAGGGCTATGCGATGCGCGCCCTGAAAGAGCGCGAGTGA
- a CDS encoding rhodanese-like domain-containing protein: MKNLLLGALALISFSACGTMPTEDTATEEVVEQASGTAEDVNVERFAELVASGEGIVLDVRTPEEYNAGHLEGSVHHNIYDADFADQLAKLDPETPVYVYCKAGGRSAKAMSMMHEMGFSEVYNLAGGYDAWSRSGQPVVE, encoded by the coding sequence ATGAAGAATCTCTTGTTGGGCGCTTTGGCCCTGATCAGTTTTAGTGCCTGCGGCACGATGCCCACTGAAGACACTGCAACAGAAGAGGTAGTGGAGCAGGCCTCCGGAACAGCTGAAGACGTAAACGTTGAACGCTTTGCCGAGCTCGTTGCTTCTGGTGAAGGTATTGTTCTGGACGTGCGCACTCCGGAGGAGTACAACGCTGGCCACCTAGAGGGCTCGGTACACCACAACATCTACGATGCCGATTTCGCCGATCAGCTGGCCAAGCTAGATCCCGAAACCCCGGTATACGTCTACTGTAAAGCTGGCGGACGAAGTGCAAAAGCCATGAGCATGATGCACGAAATGGGCTTCTCCGAAGTCTATAATTTGGCCGGTGGGTACGACGCTTGGAGTCGCTCGGGCCAACCCGTAGTCGAGTAA
- a CDS encoding rhodanese-like domain-containing protein encodes MIADKINDPNATIVDVRTVGEFESGHLNGSINIPLDEVEARIEELRAMSRPLILCCRSGARSGNATAYLSAQGFEDVHNGGGWTDVRLHKID; translated from the coding sequence ATGATCGCAGATAAAATCAACGACCCCAACGCCACCATCGTCGACGTACGCACGGTAGGCGAATTTGAAAGCGGCCACCTCAATGGCTCCATCAATATCCCCTTGGACGAAGTCGAGGCCCGAATCGAGGAGCTTCGCGCCATGTCTCGCCCACTCATCTTGTGTTGCCGTTCAGGTGCCCGTAGTGGAAATGCTACCGCCTACCTTTCGGCTCAAGGCTTTGAAGATGTACATAACGGTGGAGGATGGACCGATGTCCGCTTGCACAAAATCGACTAA
- a CDS encoding rhodanese-like domain-containing protein gives MKRYVIFLGLLLGYACSHGQDRPKVSSGTYETMLNGLLTRDVPEVSVKELDTTAQNVLLLDARERGEFEVSHLDEARWVGYDDFDLERVADIPKDSAIVVYCSVGYRSERVTEQLQEAGYTNVRNLYGGIFEWSNEELEVVDPEGDPTSKVHAYDRVWGVWLTKGKKVYKP, from the coding sequence ATGAAGCGCTATGTCATCTTTTTAGGATTGCTGCTAGGTTACGCCTGCAGCCACGGTCAAGATCGACCTAAAGTATCGTCGGGCACCTACGAAACCATGCTCAATGGATTGCTGACCCGCGATGTACCAGAGGTCTCAGTGAAAGAACTGGACACCACCGCTCAGAATGTGCTCTTACTGGATGCGCGTGAGCGCGGAGAATTCGAGGTCAGTCATTTGGACGAGGCACGATGGGTGGGTTATGACGATTTTGATCTTGAACGGGTTGCCGATATTCCGAAAGATTCTGCCATTGTCGTCTACTGCAGTGTAGGCTATCGAAGCGAGCGGGTGACCGAACAGCTTCAGGAAGCAGGATATACCAACGTCCGCAACCTGTATGGAGGTATTTTCGAATGGTCCAATGAAGAACTGGAAGTGGTCGACCCAGAGGGAGATCCGACCAGCAAGGTCCATGCCTATGACCGCGTCTGGGGCGTTTGGCTCACCAAGGGCAAAAAAGTCTACAAACCTTGA
- a CDS encoding DUF2029 domain-containing protein: MNIHWGRTAWYALLVASAVGYFALAYHTERSNFPQLISIVAGLFGAYAVLTASQFRNSTALLVAFFAYRLIWMGALPELSDDYFRFLWDGRLWVEGINPFAYLPSEILAQEVLPDGISTELFQNLNSPEYFSVYPPIAQLTFGLAGLLFPQNDLAAVVTLRVILLLGDLLALYSLRRILRYFRRPEDIAYVYLLCPMTVMEFTGNLHYEGLMMGLVLNAYYHILKRRWLSSAIIFGLAISTKLVPLIFLPFLLRFAGWRIAGTYYAIVAVVVGILFAPFVNMELILNFSDSLDLYFRNFEFNASLYYLAREVAIWMNGYNRIDLIGPSLSLLTFLILMIWALTGRYGTREHELPTAWMGAHTIFLLLATTVHPWYISISLAFVPLSRFRYPILWAAMVYLSYATYRTTAYTEDLVLVLVEYGVVIAFLIWEVSRKPTSTKILGSSEAR; this comes from the coding sequence TTGAACATTCACTGGGGCAGAACCGCTTGGTACGCGTTGCTGGTCGCCTCAGCCGTCGGCTACTTTGCCCTGGCCTACCACACCGAGCGGAGCAACTTTCCTCAGCTCATCTCCATTGTCGCGGGTCTCTTTGGGGCCTATGCGGTGCTTACTGCCTCTCAATTTCGAAATTCCACGGCCCTGTTGGTGGCTTTTTTCGCCTATCGCTTGATTTGGATGGGCGCGTTGCCAGAACTCTCCGATGATTACTTCCGCTTCTTGTGGGACGGGAGACTCTGGGTTGAGGGCATTAACCCCTTTGCTTATCTGCCCTCTGAAATCCTCGCCCAAGAAGTCTTACCGGACGGAATTTCCACCGAACTATTCCAGAATCTCAACTCACCCGAATACTTTTCGGTGTACCCGCCCATTGCACAATTGACCTTCGGCTTGGCGGGCTTGTTGTTTCCCCAGAACGACCTCGCCGCCGTCGTGACCCTTAGGGTCATTCTTTTGCTCGGCGATCTCCTGGCCCTGTATTCCCTCCGCCGCATTCTCCGCTATTTCCGACGTCCGGAAGACATCGCCTACGTCTATCTGCTCTGCCCCATGACCGTAATGGAATTCACGGGAAACCTGCACTACGAAGGCCTCATGATGGGACTCGTTCTCAACGCGTACTACCACATCCTCAAAAGGCGTTGGCTCAGTTCCGCCATCATCTTCGGACTAGCCATCTCAACCAAACTGGTCCCCCTTATCTTTTTGCCTTTCCTTCTTCGCTTCGCCGGATGGCGCATTGCGGGCACCTACTACGCCATCGTAGCCGTAGTCGTGGGTATCCTCTTCGCCCCATTCGTCAATATGGAACTGATTCTGAACTTCTCGGACAGTCTTGACCTCTACTTCCGAAACTTTGAATTCAATGCCAGCCTCTACTACCTCGCCCGTGAAGTGGCCATTTGGATGAACGGATACAACCGCATTGACCTCATCGGCCCGAGTCTTTCGCTGCTGACTTTTTTGATTTTGATGATTTGGGCCCTCACGGGCCGATACGGCACCCGAGAGCACGAGCTCCCCACAGCCTGGATGGGCGCACACACCATCTTTCTTCTCCTCGCCACCACCGTTCACCCTTGGTACATCAGCATCTCCCTGGCCTTTGTTCCACTGTCCCGCTTTCGCTATCCCATCCTTTGGGCAGCCATGGTGTATTTGAGCTACGCGACCTATAGAACAACCGCCTACACCGAAGACCTCGTTTTGGTCTTGGTCGAGTACGGCGTGGTGATCGCTTTTTTAATTTGGGAGGTGAGTCGAAAACCTACTTCGACCAAGATCCTCGGATCGAGTGAAGCACGCTGA